A part of Variovorax sp. HW608 genomic DNA contains:
- a CDS encoding VOC family protein, which produces MESPKRLQNVFVVADRPGELHSFYESALGLRLKFRDKDRWIQYGVGNASVALACREEAVPATSGVVMVFEVEDFTAVAERVAASGGEVLGVRDMGSHGAVLSLRDPEGNIVQLFKRQGTPAS; this is translated from the coding sequence ATGGAATCCCCCAAGCGCCTGCAGAACGTGTTCGTGGTGGCCGATCGGCCGGGCGAGCTTCATTCCTTCTACGAGTCCGCGCTCGGCCTCAGGCTCAAGTTCCGCGACAAGGACCGCTGGATCCAGTACGGCGTGGGCAACGCCAGCGTCGCGCTGGCCTGCCGCGAGGAAGCGGTTCCCGCGACATCGGGCGTCGTGATGGTGTTCGAGGTCGAAGACTTCACGGCCGTCGCGGAGCGTGTCGCCGCCTCGGGCGGCGAGGTGCTCGGCGTGCGCGACATGGGCTCGCATGGCGCGGTGCTGTCGCTGCGCGATCCCGAGGGGAACATCGTGCAACTCTTCAAGCGCCAGGGGACGCCGGCATCATGA